One window of Cohnella hashimotonis genomic DNA carries:
- a CDS encoding ABC transporter substrate-binding protein: MQTKKRIAQLAVLSLIGTMSLAACGSNNNEGASSSPASSISAGASASASTPASGSASAPASAADISGKVTYAQWGTNVETEQTKELLKGFSEKYPNVEVEVVSKDWGTYWTALTAQAAAKDLPDVYKISYAYVDKYAKIGAMKDLTDLIASTGFDTNNFEPGVLAAHQVDGKQVSLPRDANTIVLYYNKGLFDDPKTNPAGAAYPAGELTWDQALDIAKKMTLDRNGKTAADADFDAKNIVQWGLTVDAAGSADSVLEPQIESNGGKLVNDDKSLGLESPEAKQVLEFYRDLITKHHVTPTFSQSQSLAKEPFLTMTTGKVAMSFAGSWSASEFIKANIKFDTVLPPKFKETKTVVQVAGNAMSPYSKNEQAAWALLSWLGGPDGQIALAQQGQSIPANKAAAETYLAKDEGYNKQTFIDAQKYAISAPFFDGKEKLLWEIIPQKLAPALSGKGELDGVVKEIGSLYGK; the protein is encoded by the coding sequence ATGCAAACAAAGAAACGGATCGCGCAGCTCGCGGTACTGAGTCTGATCGGAACGATGAGTCTGGCGGCATGCGGCAGCAACAACAACGAGGGCGCGTCTTCGTCTCCAGCATCCAGCATTTCGGCAGGCGCATCGGCGAGCGCATCGACTCCGGCGTCCGGATCGGCATCGGCTCCGGCCAGCGCAGCCGACATCTCCGGCAAGGTAACGTATGCGCAATGGGGAACGAACGTGGAGACCGAGCAGACGAAGGAATTGCTCAAGGGCTTCAGCGAGAAATATCCGAACGTCGAGGTCGAGGTCGTCAGCAAGGACTGGGGCACGTACTGGACGGCGCTAACCGCGCAGGCTGCGGCCAAGGATCTGCCCGACGTGTACAAGATCAGCTATGCGTACGTGGACAAATACGCCAAGATCGGCGCGATGAAGGACTTGACCGATCTGATCGCCTCGACGGGCTTCGATACGAACAACTTCGAGCCCGGGGTGCTGGCCGCCCACCAGGTCGACGGCAAGCAAGTATCGCTGCCGCGCGACGCCAACACGATCGTGCTCTACTATAATAAAGGGCTGTTCGACGACCCCAAGACGAATCCGGCGGGCGCCGCTTATCCGGCCGGCGAGCTGACCTGGGATCAGGCGCTCGACATCGCCAAGAAGATGACGCTCGATCGTAACGGCAAGACGGCCGCGGACGCGGACTTCGACGCCAAAAACATCGTGCAATGGGGCCTGACGGTCGACGCGGCCGGCTCCGCCGACTCCGTGCTCGAGCCGCAGATCGAGTCCAACGGCGGCAAGCTCGTGAACGACGACAAGTCGCTCGGTCTCGAATCGCCGGAAGCCAAGCAAGTGCTGGAGTTTTACCGGGATCTGATCACCAAGCATCATGTGACGCCGACCTTCAGCCAGAGCCAGTCGCTCGCCAAGGAGCCGTTCCTGACGATGACGACGGGCAAGGTCGCGATGAGCTTCGCGGGTTCGTGGTCCGCCAGCGAATTCATCAAGGCCAATATCAAGTTCGACACGGTGCTGCCGCCGAAGTTCAAAGAGACGAAGACGGTCGTGCAGGTTGCAGGCAACGCGATGAGTCCATACAGCAAAAACGAGCAGGCCGCATGGGCGCTGCTGAGCTGGCTGGGCGGACCGGACGGCCAGATCGCGCTCGCGCAGCAGGGCCAGTCGATCCCGGCCAACAAGGCGGCCGCGGAAACGTATCTCGCCAAGGACGAAGGCTACAACAAGCAGACGTTCATCGATGCGCAAAAATACGCGATCTCCGCGCCGTTCTTCGACGGCAAGGAAAAGCTGCTGTGGGAAATCATCCCGCAAAAGCTCGCGCCGGCGCTGTCCGGCAAGGGCGAGCTTGACGGCGTGGTGAAGGAGATCGGGTCGCTTTACGGTAAATAA
- a CDS encoding peptide chain release factor 3, with translation MSKAIRDELKQEVAKRRTFAIISHPDAGKTTLTEKLLLFGGAIHIAGSVKARKAARHATSDWMEIEKQRGISVTSSVMQFQYAGKNVNILDTPGHQDFSEDTYRTLTAADSAVMLIDVAKGVEAQTIKLFQVCRKRGIPIFTFINKLDREGQNPFELLEEIERVLGIRSVPMNWPIGMGRELCGVYDRMKKQVELFQGNDHSTIEVRPAADYNDPAIREMAGDYLADQLAQDLELLDVAGDPFDYEKVRAGELTPVFFGSAVNNFGVQTFLENFLQLAPAPTSRRTTEGEVEPDDEKFSGYIFKIQANMNPAHRDRIAFLRICSGKFERGMSVKHVRTGKDIKLSQPQQFLAQDRDIVDTAYPGDIIGLFDPGIFRIGDSLAQGANLTFDELPTFSPEIFAKVSVKNALKQKQYLKGLDQLTEEGMVQVFRSIGPFEDTYLGVVGQLQFDVFEYRMKNEYGVDIQLARTQFQFARWIVADKLDASKFRINSTLVRDKNDNNVALFENEYAMRTAVERMPDVKFLETAP, from the coding sequence GAAAAGCTGCTGCTGTTCGGGGGCGCGATTCATATCGCCGGCTCGGTCAAGGCGCGCAAAGCCGCCCGCCACGCGACCAGCGACTGGATGGAGATTGAGAAGCAGCGGGGGATCTCCGTCACTTCGTCGGTCATGCAGTTCCAGTATGCCGGCAAAAACGTCAACATCCTGGACACCCCCGGTCACCAGGACTTCAGCGAAGACACGTACCGCACGCTGACCGCCGCCGACAGCGCGGTCATGCTCATCGACGTCGCCAAGGGCGTCGAGGCGCAGACGATCAAGCTGTTCCAGGTATGCCGCAAGCGGGGCATTCCGATCTTCACCTTCATTAACAAGCTCGACCGCGAGGGACAGAATCCGTTCGAGCTGCTCGAGGAAATCGAGCGCGTGCTCGGCATCCGCTCGGTGCCGATGAACTGGCCGATCGGCATGGGTCGCGAGCTGTGCGGCGTCTACGACCGCATGAAGAAGCAGGTCGAGCTGTTCCAGGGCAACGACCACTCCACGATCGAGGTCCGCCCGGCTGCCGACTACAACGATCCGGCGATCCGCGAGATGGCGGGCGATTATCTCGCCGACCAGCTGGCGCAGGATCTCGAGCTGCTTGACGTGGCAGGCGATCCTTTCGACTACGAGAAGGTACGCGCGGGCGAGCTGACGCCGGTCTTCTTCGGCAGCGCCGTCAACAACTTCGGGGTGCAGACGTTCCTCGAGAACTTCTTGCAGCTGGCCCCGGCGCCGACGTCGCGCCGTACGACGGAAGGCGAAGTCGAACCGGACGACGAGAAGTTCTCCGGCTACATTTTCAAGATCCAGGCGAACATGAACCCCGCTCACCGCGACCGGATTGCCTTCCTGCGCATCTGCTCCGGCAAGTTCGAGCGCGGCATGTCCGTCAAGCATGTGCGCACCGGCAAGGACATCAAGCTGTCCCAGCCGCAGCAGTTTCTCGCACAGGACCGCGACATCGTCGATACCGCCTACCCGGGCGATATTATCGGCTTGTTCGATCCGGGCATTTTCCGCATCGGGGACAGCCTCGCGCAAGGCGCGAACCTGACGTTCGACGAGCTGCCGACGTTCTCGCCGGAGATTTTCGCCAAGGTATCGGTCAAGAATGCGCTGAAGCAGAAGCAATACCTCAAGGGCCTCGATCAGCTGACCGAAGAGGGCATGGTACAGGTGTTCCGCTCGATCGGTCCGTTCGAGGATACGTATCTCGGCGTCGTGGGTCAGCTTCAATTCGACGTCTTCGAGTACCGCATGAAAAACGAGTACGGCGTCGACATCCAGCTCGCGCGCACGCAGTTCCAGTTCGCCCGCTGGATCGTCGCCGACAAGCTCGATGCCTCCAAGTTCCGCATCAACTCGACGCTCGTCAGGGACAAGAACGACAATAACGTCGCCTTGTTCGAAAACGAGTACGCGATGCGCACCGCCGTGGAACGCATGCCCGACGTGAAGTTCCTGGAAACGGCGCCTTAA
- a CDS encoding carbohydrate ABC transporter permease: MTSRWKEEGTFLLFILPWIVGFLVFFVGPAALSMIYSFADYNSVTPPQWIGFDNYRDLFKDQIYLKSFGNTLYFVFIAVPVTVMFQILISVVLNVEIKGIRFFRTIYYLPYLVPPVATVIIWLLLFGTDGGFVNQLLEAVGIPKVDWFGSEGWSKPLIVTIGIWSSGGPVLIFLAALKGVPAQLYEAARIDGASRVRQFFTITLPMISPTILFSLVLQMIYYFQMFTESRLLNNGGPDYSSSTYMLNTYNTAFRDMKFGYAMAQSWILFVIILILTWIVMKTSNRWVYYESDKGGDA; encoded by the coding sequence ATGACCTCGAGGTGGAAAGAGGAAGGCACGTTTTTGTTGTTCATCCTTCCTTGGATCGTAGGTTTTCTCGTGTTTTTCGTCGGACCGGCCGCGCTGAGCATGATTTACAGCTTCGCGGATTACAACTCGGTGACGCCGCCGCAGTGGATCGGGTTCGACAACTACCGGGACTTGTTCAAGGATCAGATTTATTTGAAAAGCTTCGGCAACACGCTGTATTTCGTTTTTATCGCCGTGCCGGTCACGGTCATGTTCCAAATTCTGATCTCCGTCGTGCTGAACGTCGAGATCAAGGGCATTCGCTTTTTCCGCACGATCTATTACTTGCCCTACCTGGTGCCGCCCGTCGCGACGGTCATCATCTGGCTGCTGCTGTTCGGCACGGACGGCGGCTTCGTCAATCAGCTCCTCGAGGCCGTCGGCATCCCGAAGGTGGACTGGTTCGGCTCCGAGGGATGGAGCAAGCCGCTGATCGTGACGATCGGCATCTGGAGCTCGGGCGGACCGGTCCTGATCTTCCTCGCCGCGCTCAAGGGCGTGCCCGCCCAGCTCTACGAGGCGGCACGCATCGACGGCGCCAGCCGGGTCCGCCAATTTTTTACCATCACGCTGCCGATGATCTCGCCGACGATTCTTTTCTCGCTGGTGCTGCAGATGATTTATTATTTCCAGATGTTCACCGAATCCCGCCTGCTGAACAACGGTGGGCCGGACTACTCCTCGTCGACCTACATGCTGAATACCTACAATACCGCATTCCGCGACATGAAGTTCGGCTATGCGATGGCGCAGTCCTGGATTCTGTTCGTCATCATCCTGATCCTGACGTGGATCGTGATGAAAACGTCGAACCGCTGGGTCTACTACGAGAGCGATAAAGGGGGCGACGCATAG
- a CDS encoding carbohydrate ABC transporter permease, with protein sequence MTYRFKTPLQYVALLIGLFIFAGPLFWLLSTMLKTQEQTFRYPPEFLPHPFTLSAFGRLFESMPLMGRWIGNSFAIAGSVGLGTILFSSLIAFGFARTKARSRKFLFAIVLATLMIPAQVTLIPLYLLYRNIGWYDTWLPLIVPHVLGNPYFIFLFRQFFLTIPRELDEATYVDGGGYWTIYSRVILPLSSPILVSGFIFSFVFSWTDFFSPLIFIQSEKLQTLSVGLQMIMGQTSHDFPVLAAGSFLALLPIGVIYFFAQRYFIEGVVMTGIK encoded by the coding sequence ATGACTTACCGATTCAAAACGCCGCTGCAATACGTCGCGCTGCTCATCGGCCTGTTCATCTTCGCCGGCCCGCTGTTCTGGCTGCTGTCCACGATGCTCAAGACGCAGGAGCAGACGTTCAGATATCCGCCGGAGTTTCTCCCGCACCCGTTTACGCTAAGCGCCTTCGGACGGCTCTTCGAATCGATGCCGCTCATGGGCCGGTGGATCGGCAACTCCTTCGCGATCGCGGGCTCCGTCGGTCTCGGCACGATTCTGTTCTCCTCGCTGATCGCGTTCGGATTCGCCCGCACAAAGGCGCGTTCACGCAAGTTCCTGTTTGCCATCGTGCTGGCCACGCTTATGATTCCGGCGCAGGTGACGCTGATCCCGCTGTATCTGCTGTACCGGAACATCGGCTGGTACGATACGTGGCTGCCGCTCATCGTTCCACACGTGCTCGGCAACCCGTACTTCATCTTTTTGTTCAGGCAGTTTTTCCTCACGATCCCGCGGGAGCTGGACGAAGCGACCTACGTCGACGGAGGAGGTTACTGGACGATCTATTCCAGGGTTATTCTGCCGCTGTCCAGCCCGATTCTCGTGAGCGGCTTCATCTTCTCCTTCGTCTTTTCGTGGACGGACTTCTTTTCCCCGCTCATCTTCATCCAATCGGAAAAGCTGCAGACGCTCAGCGTCGGCCTCCAGATGATCATGGGCCAGACTTCGCACGACTTCCCGGTGCTCGCGGCCGGTTCGTTCCTCGCGCTGCTGCCGATCGGCGTCATCTACTTCTTCGCCCAGCGCTACTTCATCGAGGGGGTGGTCATGACCGGGATCAAGTAA
- a CDS encoding Gfo/Idh/MocA family protein translates to MNKIRLALIGVGDMGTGHAMGFDQIENCEIVWVADPSESNLARAMPYIRRNNPGIVASYLELLEHIDTFDAVVISLPNYMHRDAAVPFIERGKHVFLEKPVAPTLGECDEIIAKAEAAGVILQIGLTYRYSNIYRRMRRELDAGRLGDVTMMWCKEFRDPFPPVDWFYDASKSGGALIEKDCHHFDIFNWMIDSKPRRVFASGGQHVLKDGQPNVITNSYTHYETRTLTSTSIVDHAWVIVEYENGSKANLGLCMYLKPRNLMDEGLEIGLLGSNGGQMIAKKDKTIDIFGPEDKSRDHIDLDHESDSVNGGHTGSQRQRHAFLNSVATGEAPYANGRIGRDALLVALAAERSIKEERYVYISELS, encoded by the coding sequence ATGAATAAAATTCGGCTGGCACTGATCGGCGTTGGGGATATGGGGACCGGCCATGCGATGGGATTCGATCAAATCGAAAACTGCGAGATCGTCTGGGTCGCGGATCCGAGCGAATCCAACTTGGCAAGGGCGATGCCGTACATAAGAAGAAACAATCCCGGCATCGTTGCGAGTTACTTGGAATTGTTGGAACACATCGACACCTTCGACGCCGTCGTCATCTCGCTGCCCAATTACATGCATCGCGATGCGGCGGTGCCGTTTATCGAGCGCGGCAAGCATGTGTTTCTGGAAAAACCGGTCGCGCCGACGCTCGGCGAATGCGACGAGATCATCGCCAAGGCGGAAGCTGCGGGCGTGATCCTGCAGATCGGCCTCACTTACCGTTACTCCAACATCTATCGCCGGATGCGCAGGGAACTGGATGCCGGGCGGCTGGGAGACGTCACCATGATGTGGTGCAAGGAATTCCGCGATCCGTTCCCGCCGGTGGACTGGTTCTATGACGCTTCCAAGTCGGGCGGCGCGCTCATCGAGAAGGATTGCCATCATTTCGATATTTTCAACTGGATGATCGATTCGAAGCCGCGCCGCGTGTTCGCGTCCGGCGGCCAGCACGTGCTGAAGGACGGTCAGCCCAACGTCATCACCAATTCCTATACGCATTACGAGACCCGGACGCTCACGAGCACTTCGATCGTCGACCATGCCTGGGTCATCGTCGAATACGAGAACGGCAGCAAGGCGAATCTCGGCCTCTGCATGTATCTGAAACCGAGGAACCTGATGGACGAAGGGCTCGAGATCGGTCTGCTCGGCAGCAACGGCGGCCAGATGATCGCCAAGAAGGACAAGACGATCGACATCTTCGGTCCCGAGGACAAGAGCCGCGACCACATCGATCTGGACCACGAATCCGATTCGGTGAACGGCGGACATACCGGCAGCCAGCGGCAGCGGCACGCCTTCCTGAATTCCGTCGCCACGGGCGAAGCGCCCTATGCCAACGGCCGGATCGGCCGGGATGCGCTGCTCGTCGCGCTTGCCGCCGAACGTTCCATCAAGGAAGAACGTTACGTCTACATCAGCGAGCTGAGCTAA
- a CDS encoding LacI family DNA-binding transcriptional regulator: MATLKDIADQVGVSISTVSRVVNNDTSRSVNADTRQRIWDAVAQLGYNPGKTAKDGAGSKRGISARQPDIGKVGCIVAVNQNKYNHPYFSPILEGIERGIQEHGGELAYIHNGEDLKSPEMLQKVIQDGGVDGIIVVESIDPVVYDAIKRHIPCVVGIDVSDPSIPSVGYDRLAAAKHAVQHLISRGHRHIGFLGGSGRSLDITKEKRYRGYKEAMDEAGLAIHKEWILDTEWNAEKSYTLMKRTLEKPAKLPSAFLAASDMMAISAMRAVFESGLRIPQDVAIASIDNIDFAEYATPPLTSVHIPKFEIGWVAAKTLVDVRQNKYPLPVKITLPFELMARQST, from the coding sequence TTGGCTACTTTAAAGGATATCGCGGATCAAGTGGGCGTATCGATCTCCACGGTGTCCAGAGTCGTCAACAACGATACGAGCCGTTCCGTCAACGCAGACACGCGCCAGCGCATATGGGACGCGGTGGCGCAGCTTGGCTACAACCCAGGCAAGACGGCGAAGGACGGCGCGGGCTCGAAGCGCGGGATATCCGCGCGGCAGCCCGATATCGGCAAGGTCGGCTGCATCGTGGCGGTTAATCAGAACAAGTACAATCATCCGTACTTTTCTCCGATTCTCGAGGGCATCGAGCGAGGCATTCAGGAGCACGGCGGAGAATTGGCCTATATACACAACGGCGAAGATCTCAAATCTCCGGAGATGCTGCAAAAGGTGATCCAGGACGGCGGGGTGGACGGCATCATCGTCGTCGAGAGCATCGATCCGGTCGTCTACGACGCGATCAAGCGCCATATCCCTTGCGTTGTCGGCATCGACGTGTCCGATCCGTCCATTCCGAGCGTCGGCTACGACCGGCTGGCGGCGGCGAAGCATGCGGTACAGCACCTGATCTCGCGGGGGCACCGGCATATCGGCTTCCTCGGCGGCTCCGGCAGGTCGCTCGACATCACCAAGGAAAAAAGATACCGCGGCTACAAAGAAGCGATGGACGAAGCGGGACTCGCGATCCATAAGGAATGGATCCTCGATACGGAATGGAATGCGGAAAAAAGCTATACGCTGATGAAGCGGACGCTCGAAAAGCCGGCCAAGCTGCCGTCCGCATTTCTGGCCGCCAGCGACATGATGGCGATCTCGGCCATGCGTGCCGTATTCGAGAGCGGTCTGCGCATTCCCCAGGATGTCGCCATCGCCTCCATCGACAATATCGACTTCGCCGAGTACGCGACGCCGCCGCTGACCTCCGTACATATTCCCAAGTTCGAGATCGGCTGGGTGGCGGCCAAGACGCTCGTCGACGTCAGACAGAACAAGTACCCGCTTCCCGTCAAGATTACGCTTCCGTTCGAGTTAATGGCCAGACAATCGACCTGA